In the Candidatus Izemoplasmatales bacterium genome, one interval contains:
- a CDS encoding HAMP domain-containing sensor histidine kinase, whose translation MISFREFFRTRMARSFTLLFAAMLLLANLTVYLVSGIQYARQTERQEASFVEMMRHLAEWEDEETVVAFLVHYGHTHGVEIRYVDDLGNLVYATEAFPEGVDPIAIVSSEGAPLGTLSIGYRQSLYGAELVWGLAFVNGVSALLFVAALMLLRRYLDRQYAALDEDMARIGNKGAEFRFRDIAAVNLRYTEALAAEEELKTIQAHYVRLLAHDVKTPLTVMKTYLDGIRSGRLSFDGEVNAELLAQIAEIEKTVPQFIEQDLRQVSIRQNVTPVVREHLARLEEVFRTKAMTVVFHGTDLTLDIAAADLVRLLEHLVFNAFYYSEPGGTIEVRIDAATKRMTVSDTGIGMSAETLNAIRTGSHRAQEASKYNQKGSGVGLQIVFEIAYRIGAEVEFESEPGKGTTVIVWFERANLAKGA comes from the coding sequence ATGATTAGCTTCCGGGAATTCTTCCGGACGCGTATGGCGCGTTCGTTCACGCTCCTGTTCGCGGCGATGCTGCTGTTGGCGAACCTGACGGTCTACCTCGTCTCCGGCATCCAGTATGCGCGCCAGACGGAACGGCAGGAAGCCTCCTTCGTGGAAATGATGCGGCATCTGGCCGAATGGGAGGACGAGGAGACGGTCGTCGCCTTCCTCGTGCATTACGGCCATACCCATGGCGTCGAGATCCGTTACGTCGACGATCTCGGAAATCTCGTGTACGCGACCGAGGCGTTCCCCGAAGGCGTGGATCCGATCGCCATCGTGTCTTCGGAGGGAGCGCCGCTCGGAACGTTGTCGATCGGCTATCGCCAGTCGCTCTACGGCGCCGAACTCGTCTGGGGTCTGGCGTTCGTGAACGGCGTGTCCGCGCTCCTGTTCGTCGCGGCGCTGATGCTTCTGCGCCGCTACCTCGACCGCCAGTACGCGGCCCTCGACGAGGACATGGCACGCATCGGAAACAAGGGTGCGGAGTTCCGTTTCCGGGACATCGCCGCGGTCAACCTCCGCTATACGGAGGCTCTTGCGGCGGAGGAGGAACTCAAGACCATCCAGGCGCACTACGTCCGTCTGCTCGCCCATGACGTCAAGACACCGCTCACCGTGATGAAGACCTATCTCGACGGCATCCGCTCCGGACGGCTATCCTTCGACGGCGAGGTCAACGCCGAACTGCTCGCGCAGATCGCCGAGATCGAGAAGACCGTGCCCCAGTTCATCGAACAGGACCTGCGCCAGGTGTCGATCCGCCAGAACGTGACGCCGGTCGTGCGGGAACATCTCGCCAGACTCGAGGAAGTCTTCCGCACCAAGGCCATGACGGTCGTCTTCCACGGGACCGACCTGACCCTCGACATCGCGGCGGCGGACCTGGTCCGCCTCCTCGAACACCTCGTCTTCAACGCCTTCTACTACAGCGAACCGGGCGGCACCATCGAAGTCCGGATCGATGCGGCGACGAAGCGGATGACGGTGTCGGACACCGGCATCGGGATGTCCGCGGAAACCCTCAACGCGATCCGGACCGGATCGCATCGCGCGCAAGAAGCATCGAAGTACAACCAGAAGGGAAGCGGCGTCGGCTTGCAGATCGTGTTCGAGATCGCATACCGGATCGGCGCCGAGGTCGAATTCGAAAGCGAACCCGGGAAGGGCACGACCGTCATCGTCTGGTTCGAACGTGCGAATCTCGCGAAGGGCGCTTGA
- a CDS encoding heavy metal-associated domain-containing protein encodes MTQRMIASVNGIRCAGCFTAIERALLRQGATSVAIDPASRIATVLYSGTRADANGYCDAVRAAGYQATLFAVLPVPAED; translated from the coding sequence ATGACGCAGCGCATGATCGCGAGCGTGAACGGAATCCGCTGCGCCGGATGCTTCACCGCGATCGAGAGGGCGCTTCTGCGTCAGGGCGCGACCTCGGTCGCCATCGATCCCGCCTCGCGGATCGCCACGGTCCTCTATTCCGGAACGCGTGCGGATGCGAACGGGTATTGCGACGCGGTCCGCGCGGCAGGCTATCAGGCGACGCTGTTCGCGGTCCTGCCCGTCCCCGCGGAGGACTGA
- a CDS encoding Crp/Fnr family transcriptional regulator, whose protein sequence is MRLPYDWQTAIEEAGGTTAEAKRGALVRLQGDPCERIGYVTKGALEIRSSMPDGREWVIQTVAAGDFFGDVLTLACERRYLGNVTAVVDSTVVELDQDGFFRLLSTHPDALSDYLGMLGRKTFAIKQQVKLLSLPDLRSKILFWLRGQLGEEPRGIVPIPETKERLATFFAVERPSLSRELSRMRTDGLVKVTRKSIELL, encoded by the coding sequence ATGAGACTTCCCTATGACTGGCAAACGGCGATCGAAGAGGCTGGCGGTACGACCGCGGAAGCGAAGCGCGGCGCGCTCGTCCGTCTCCAGGGCGACCCCTGCGAGCGGATCGGCTACGTGACGAAGGGCGCGCTCGAGATCCGCTCGTCGATGCCCGACGGCCGCGAATGGGTGATCCAGACGGTCGCGGCGGGGGATTTCTTCGGCGACGTCCTCACCCTCGCCTGCGAACGCCGCTATCTCGGCAACGTCACCGCCGTCGTCGATTCGACCGTCGTCGAACTCGACCAGGACGGCTTCTTCCGTCTGCTTTCGACCCATCCCGACGCGCTTTCCGACTACCTCGGGATGCTTGGCCGGAAGACCTTCGCGATCAAGCAGCAGGTCAAGCTCCTGTCGCTTCCCGACCTGCGTTCGAAGATCCTCTTCTGGCTCCGCGGGCAACTCGGCGAAGAGCCCCGCGGGATCGTCCCGATTCCCGAAACGAAGGAACGCCTGGCGACCTTCTTCGCGGTCGAGCGGCCGTCGCTCTCGCGCGAGCTGTCGCGCATGCGGACGGACGGCCTGGTGAAGGTGACGAGGAAGTCGATCGAACTGTTGTGA
- a CDS encoding SHOCT domain-containing protein — MKKRNVWIWIIVAVVVLSAAARFAFFYFSDAWNGWDAGDWPGIMPMMGGWGMPLGMLGMAAFWVFVVFVVLRTLPGRSCRSGSDATVRLKERLAGGDITIEEYETLRKKLEEDN, encoded by the coding sequence ATGAAAAAACGCAATGTCTGGATCTGGATCATCGTCGCCGTCGTCGTCCTGTCGGCGGCGGCCCGCTTCGCCTTCTTCTACTTCTCCGACGCATGGAACGGCTGGGATGCCGGCGACTGGCCCGGAATCATGCCGATGATGGGCGGATGGGGGATGCCGCTCGGCATGCTCGGGATGGCCGCCTTCTGGGTCTTCGTCGTCTTCGTCGTCCTGCGGACCCTGCCCGGCCGGAGCTGCCGTTCCGGCAGCGACGCGACGGTTCGCCTGAAGGAAAGGCTCGCCGGCGGAGACATCACGATCGAGGAATACGAGACGCTTCGGAAGAAGCTCGAGGAGGACAACTGA
- a CDS encoding response regulator transcription factor codes for MRLLIVEDHRKINDLLARFARQDGHETVQAFSAEEAFAALASKTFDAVVTDLMLPDLQGEDLIRSIRAQSDLYIMVVSAKIDVRDRIDVLSLGADDYLTKPFSVNEVMVKLKNVEKRVVTRSPVIRSYHGGELRIVPLQRQVLLLGDPVDLTAHEYDVLWALASRPKRILSRDQIIDLCFADSEAFDRVIDAHIKNIRKKLGDSATEPRYLKTHYGVGYQFVGKADD; via the coding sequence ATGCGGCTGCTCATCGTCGAAGACCATCGCAAGATCAACGACCTGCTCGCCCGATTCGCCCGCCAGGACGGCCATGAGACCGTCCAGGCTTTTTCAGCCGAGGAGGCTTTCGCCGCACTCGCGTCGAAGACGTTCGACGCCGTCGTCACCGACCTCATGCTTCCCGACCTCCAGGGTGAGGATCTGATCCGTTCGATCCGGGCCCAGAGCGACCTCTACATCATGGTCGTCTCGGCGAAAATCGACGTCAGGGATCGCATCGACGTACTCTCGCTCGGTGCCGACGACTACCTCACGAAGCCGTTTTCCGTCAACGAGGTCATGGTCAAACTGAAAAACGTCGAAAAACGCGTCGTCACGCGATCGCCGGTCATCCGTTCCTATCATGGCGGCGAACTCCGGATCGTCCCGCTCCAGCGTCAGGTCCTGCTTCTGGGAGACCCCGTGGACCTGACCGCGCACGAGTACGACGTCCTCTGGGCGCTCGCCTCCAGACCGAAAAGAATCCTGTCGCGCGACCAGATCATCGACCTGTGCTTCGCCGACAGCGAGGCGTTCGACCGCGTCATCGACGCCCACATCAAGAACATCCGCAAAAAGCTCGGCGACTCGGCGACAGAACCGCGCTATCTGAAGACGCACTACGGCGTCGGATATCAGTTCGTGGGGAAAGCCGATGATTAG